The Deltaproteobacteria bacterium region TCTCCTTGATGTAGTGGGCATTGAGCCAGAGGAGCTTGTCGGGGTTGAAGACCCCGGCCGATTTCCCCACATTCTCCAAGGAGAACTTCTCGATCAGTTCCCCCCGGGAAAAGATCTCCTGATCTCCGCAAGACCACCCGAGCCTGGCCAGATAGTTGACCAGTGCGTGGGGCAAGTATCCCATCTGTTGGTAGGCGGTGACTGAGACGGCCCCATGCCTCTTGCTGAGCCTAGTGCGGTCCTGGCCCAGGATCAAAGGGAGGTGGGCGAACGTGGGGACAGGGTAGCTCAGGGCCTCGTATAGGAGGATCTGGCGGGGGGTGTTGTTGAGGTGATCGTCGCCGCGGATCACATGGGTAATCCCCATGAGGGCATCGTCCACCACGACCACGAAGTTGTAGGTAGGTGTGCCATCGCTGCGCAGGATGATGAGGTCGTCCAACTCCTCATTTTCGAAGGCCACCCTCCCCTTGATCAGGTCATCCACGATGGTCACCCCTGCCTGGGGGGATTTGAACCTGATGGCATGGGGGAGTCCCGCTGGCTGGTCCTTGCGCTCGCGGCAACGGCCATCGTATTTGGGCTTGCGCCCCTCGGCAAGGGCCCTTTGACGCCTCTCCTCAAGTTCCTCAAGGGTACAGTAGCAGCGATAGGCCTTCCCTTCCTGCAGGAGCCTCTCCACGTGTTCTCGGTACAGGTGCATCCGCTGGCTCTGAAAATAGGGTTCTCCATCCCAGTCCAGCCCCAGCCACTTTAGGCCGTCCAAGATGGCGGCGAGGTACTCTGGGCTGGAACGGGCCACATCGGTGTCTTCAATCCGCAGGATGAACTTGCCCCCGTAATGGCGGGCGAAGAGCCAGTTAAAAAGGGCCGTCCTCGCCCCCCCGATGTGCAGATAGCCAGTAGGGCTGGGGGCAAATCTCGTCCTGACCGACACCACCTCTCCTGCGCTAGCGCATGGTGAAAAAGAATCCGCCCACCAAAAGGGACAAGATGAGATAGATTGCTAGTGCTATCAAAATGGTAATAACCGCCTGGCCGCTGGTGATCCTGTGGACCTTTTCTAGTCCCACCACCTGGAGGTAAAAACCATAAAGGGCGGCCAGGATCCCCAAGATGGGTATCCAGGCCAGGAGCTCCACTGCCAGGAGGTCCACTGCCCCGGCATAGGCCACCACCCGATAAGTCCCCTCAAACTCACCCTTTCCAACGAAGAGCTTCTGGGCGATGAAGTGCAGGACTCCTGCCCCGATAAAGGAGAAGATCAAACCGATAATGAGGAGCTTGAAGAAAATAAGGGG contains the following coding sequences:
- the gltX gene encoding glutamate--tRNA ligase; its protein translation is MVSVRTRFAPSPTGYLHIGGARTALFNWLFARHYGGKFILRIEDTDVARSSPEYLAAILDGLKWLGLDWDGEPYFQSQRMHLYREHVERLLQEGKAYRCYCTLEELEERRQRALAEGRKPKYDGRCRERKDQPAGLPHAIRFKSPQAGVTIVDDLIKGRVAFENEELDDLIILRSDGTPTYNFVVVVDDALMGITHVIRGDDHLNNTPRQILLYEALSYPVPTFAHLPLILGQDRTRLSKRHGAVSVTAYQQMGYLPHALVNYLARLGWSCGDQEIFSRGELIEKFSLENVGKSAGVFNPDKLLWLNAHYIKERDPKEIAQMLIPFLRQRGMEAGLDKRLIKVVRTLQPRAKTLMEMAETAEFYFKEDFTYDEKGSRKFLRPELVPFLVSLLEELRAREGFVEADLEKLFRHLAAQKGLKLPQAAQGVRVALTGGMVSPGLFEVMEVLGKEQVIKRLERALAYIGSRGEGGAVP
- a CDS encoding YIP1 family protein, yielding MEEKRGVEASYEFDTKNFINSFIGVAKTVLTKPNDFYQHMPTTGGFSRPVTFLAVCLGVSGIIAAIITGGSPLIFFKLLIIGLIFSFIGAGVLHFIAQKLFVGKGEFEGTYRVVAYAGAVDLLAVELLAWIPILGILAALYGFYLQVVGLEKVHRITSGQAVITILIALAIYLILSLLVGGFFFTMR